In Streptomyces chartreusis, the following proteins share a genomic window:
- a CDS encoding sensor histidine kinase: MSARRRPRSLRTRLLVLIATALVAVCAAMALTTVFVQRAYLLDNLDDRVHDAAGRSLGGARQHPGPADDLSFLENGHPAGMLAARLDTDGDILAAGVVRRDAAPRALTDAQRTALAGVATDGSIHTATVPDLGTYRLTVARSGGIRVLAGLPMDDVQDMISGMVVVEAVVAVACLAVAGGLCAVVVRRQLRPLGRVAATAAEVSRAPLDRGEVTGIARVPARDTDPASEAGQVGAALNRMIEHVESSDTARRRTEERMRRFLADAGHELRTPLASIAGYAELMNRGTGPVEPLLAWRRVFAESARMTGLVEDLLLLARLDEGRPLHCAEVDMAALVAEAVRHAQAVGGGHDWRLELRPDDTPPVLGDEARLHQVVANLLANARMHTPAGTRVVAVVETGGDRCVVRVRDDGPGIPPALLPTVFDRFTRADTSRARSNPHDGGSGLGLAVVTAIVTAHGGHIEVTSEPGRTEFTVRLPLAAERRYWPDDGRQRRPAGTVATMAGSREASGSVSRPW; this comes from the coding sequence ATGAGCGCCCGGCGGCGCCCGCGCTCCCTGCGCACGCGCCTGCTCGTGCTCATCGCCACGGCCCTCGTCGCCGTATGCGCCGCGATGGCGCTGACCACCGTGTTCGTCCAACGCGCCTATCTGCTCGACAACCTCGACGACCGGGTCCACGACGCCGCCGGACGCAGCCTGGGCGGCGCCCGCCAGCACCCCGGGCCGGCGGACGACCTGAGCTTCCTGGAGAACGGGCACCCAGCCGGCATGCTCGCCGCCCGGCTCGACACCGACGGCGACATCCTCGCCGCCGGGGTCGTACGCCGGGACGCCGCGCCGCGCGCGCTCACCGACGCCCAGCGGACGGCCCTGGCGGGCGTCGCCACCGACGGCTCGATACACACCGCGACCGTCCCGGACCTCGGCACCTACCGGCTCACCGTCGCCCGGAGCGGCGGAATCCGGGTCCTCGCGGGCCTCCCGATGGACGACGTACAGGACATGATCAGCGGCATGGTCGTGGTCGAGGCGGTCGTCGCGGTGGCCTGCCTCGCCGTCGCGGGCGGCCTGTGCGCGGTGGTCGTACGACGTCAGCTGCGGCCTCTCGGCCGGGTCGCCGCCACCGCGGCCGAGGTCTCCCGCGCGCCGCTCGACCGGGGCGAGGTCACCGGCATCGCCCGCGTCCCGGCCCGGGACACCGACCCCGCCAGCGAGGCCGGGCAGGTCGGCGCCGCCCTCAACCGCATGATCGAGCACGTCGAGTCCTCCGACACCGCGCGCCGGCGCACCGAGGAACGCATGCGCCGCTTCCTCGCCGACGCCGGCCACGAACTGCGCACCCCGCTCGCCTCGATCGCGGGCTACGCCGAACTCATGAACCGCGGCACCGGCCCCGTCGAACCGCTGCTGGCCTGGCGCCGCGTCTTTGCCGAGTCCGCGCGCATGACCGGCCTGGTGGAGGACCTGTTGCTGCTGGCCCGGCTGGACGAGGGCAGACCCCTGCACTGCGCAGAGGTCGACATGGCGGCACTGGTCGCCGAGGCGGTCCGGCACGCGCAGGCCGTCGGCGGCGGACACGACTGGCGGCTCGAACTCCGCCCGGACGACACCCCGCCGGTCCTCGGCGACGAGGCCCGGCTGCACCAGGTGGTGGCCAACCTGCTGGCCAACGCGCGGATGCACACGCCCGCGGGCACGAGGGTCGTCGCGGTCGTGGAGACCGGGGGCGACCGGTGCGTCGTACGCGTCCGCGACGACGGCCCCGGCATCCCGCCCGCCCTGCTCCCGACGGTCTTCGACCGCTTCACCCGCGCCGACACCTCCCGCGCCCGGAGCAACCCGCACGACGGCGGCTCCGGGCTGGGCCTCGCCGTCGTGACGGCGATCGTCACGGCGCACGGCGGGCACATCGAGGTCACGAGCGAACCGGGCCGGACGGAATTCACCGTACGGCTGCCGCTCGCGGCGGAGCGGCGGTACTGGCCCGACGATGGCCGGCAGCGTCGCCCGGCTGGGACAGTAGCGACGATGGCCGGCAGCCGGGAGGCTTCGGGGTCGGTCAGTCGGCCCTGGTGA
- a CDS encoding CAP domain-containing protein, whose amino-acid sequence MRISRYLATVLTVTAATTTLSATSAASASAAPSAGSLRAGVFKLTNAERVKAGCPKLKYNSALAKAAQRHSADMARHNFVDHVGSDGSTMVTRARAAGYTGFSALAENVAAGERSAAAVVRGWMNSPGHRANILDCSLKHLGVGYVKKAGTAHGTYWTQDFGAKF is encoded by the coding sequence ATGCGCATATCCAGGTACCTCGCCACGGTTCTTACGGTCACCGCGGCCACCACCACTCTGTCGGCCACCTCCGCCGCCTCGGCATCGGCGGCACCGTCCGCTGGATCGCTGCGAGCCGGCGTGTTCAAGCTGACGAACGCCGAACGGGTCAAGGCCGGTTGCCCCAAGCTGAAGTACAACTCCGCGCTCGCCAAGGCCGCCCAACGGCACTCGGCGGACATGGCCAGGCACAACTTCGTCGACCACGTCGGCTCCGACGGCAGCACCATGGTGACCAGGGCCAGGGCGGCAGGCTACACCGGCTTCAGTGCGCTCGCGGAGAACGTCGCCGCCGGTGAGAGGAGCGCCGCCGCGGTCGTGAGGGGCTGGATGAATTCCCCCGGGCATCGGGCCAACATTCTCGACTGCTCGCTCAAGCACCTGGGCGTCGGCTACGTGAAGAAGGCCGGTACCGCGCACGGGACGTACTGGACGCAGGACTTCGGCGCCAAGTTCTGA
- a CDS encoding GNAT family N-acetyltransferase produces the protein MLKGDKVGLRARHEDDIPVLLTELYDDVVNSSRAESGPWRPISPGSKDPRLVVDDKEQGHVPFSVVELDGGSLIGTATLWGIDNHNRSAHIGLGLLPSARGKGYGTDVVAVLCHYGFVVRGLRRLQIETLSDNAAMLRSAERNGFVREGVLRSSAWVMGEFLDEVLLGLLVQDWKPGPGPRG, from the coding sequence ATGCTGAAGGGCGACAAGGTCGGGCTGAGGGCCCGCCACGAGGACGACATACCGGTTCTGCTGACCGAGCTCTACGACGACGTGGTCAACTCCTCGCGGGCCGAGAGCGGGCCGTGGCGGCCGATCAGCCCCGGCTCGAAGGACCCGCGGCTCGTGGTGGACGACAAGGAGCAGGGACACGTCCCGTTCTCCGTGGTGGAGCTGGACGGCGGCTCGCTGATCGGCACCGCGACGCTGTGGGGCATCGACAACCACAACCGGTCCGCGCACATCGGGCTCGGCCTGCTGCCGTCCGCGCGCGGCAAGGGTTACGGCACCGATGTGGTCGCGGTGCTGTGCCACTACGGATTCGTCGTACGCGGCCTGCGGCGGCTCCAGATCGAGACGCTCTCGGACAACGCCGCGATGCTGCGCTCCGCCGAGCGCAACGGCTTCGTCCGCGAGGGCGTGCTGCGCTCCTCGGCCTGGGTGATGGGCGAGTTCCTGGACGAGGTACTGCTCGGGCTCCTCGTCCAGGACTGGAAGCCGGGCCCCGGCCCGAGAGGCTAG
- a CDS encoding GNAT family N-acetyltransferase produces MTLTTSWQLAPEPFDTADATALRRDYYDEVASRYWKRPATSEEIDEGLAGDGVELLTPPTGQFVVGRFDGEAAACGGLLMLDPGLAELTRVYMRPAFRGRKGAGLLLGLLEAEARQLGASRMVLNTRLDLIEARSLYVRHGYREIPAYCAGPYVEICYGKELTRAD; encoded by the coding sequence ATGACCCTTACGACCTCCTGGCAGCTGGCTCCAGAACCCTTCGACACGGCGGACGCGACCGCTCTGCGCCGCGACTACTACGACGAGGTCGCCAGCCGTTACTGGAAGCGGCCCGCGACTTCCGAGGAGATCGACGAGGGCCTGGCCGGTGACGGCGTGGAGCTGCTCACCCCGCCCACGGGGCAGTTCGTGGTGGGCCGGTTCGACGGCGAGGCCGCCGCCTGCGGCGGTCTGCTGATGCTGGACCCCGGGCTCGCCGAGCTCACGCGCGTGTACATGCGCCCCGCCTTCCGCGGCAGGAAGGGCGCCGGTCTGCTGCTGGGGCTGCTTGAGGCCGAGGCACGGCAGCTCGGCGCCTCCCGGATGGTCCTCAACACCCGTCTGGACCTGATCGAGGCCCGCTCGCTCTACGTCCGCCACGGCTACCGCGAGATCCCGGCGTACTGCGCCGGTCCGTATGTCGAGATCTGCTACGGCAAGGAACTCACCAGGGCCGACTGA
- a CDS encoding helix-turn-helix domain-containing protein — MADDYLVRIGKLIRDARQHRGWTQAQLAEALGTSQSAVNRIERGNQNISLEMIARIGEALDSEIVSLGYAGPMHLRVVGGRRLSGSIDVKTSKNACVALLCASLLNKGRTVLRRVARIEEVYRLLEVLNSIGVRTRWINDGVDLEIVPPAELNMAAIDAESAVRTRSIIMFLGPLLHRMDRFMLPYAGGCDLGTRTIEPHMIALRRFGLDVAATEGQYHAVVDRGVRPDRPIVLTERGDTVTENALLAAARHDGVTVIRNASSNYMVQDLCFFLEALGVRVEGIGTTTLTVHGVPNIDVDVDYSPSEDPVEAMSLLAAAVVTESELTVRRVPIEFLEIELAVLEEMGLDHDRTPEYFADNGRTRLVDLTVRPSKLEAPIDKIHPMPFPGLNIDNVPFFAAIAAVASGKTLIHDWVYDNRAIYLTDLNRLGGRLQLLDPHRVLVEGPTRWRAAEMMCPPALRPAVVVLLAMMAADGTSVLRNVYVINRGYEDLAERLNSIGAQIEIFRDI, encoded by the coding sequence ATGGCAGACGACTACCTCGTACGCATCGGCAAGCTCATCCGTGACGCCCGGCAACACCGTGGCTGGACACAGGCACAGCTGGCCGAGGCGCTCGGCACCTCACAGAGCGCCGTCAATCGCATCGAGCGCGGCAACCAGAACATCAGCCTTGAGATGATCGCCCGAATCGGTGAAGCCCTCGACAGCGAGATCGTGTCGCTGGGTTACGCCGGTCCGATGCATCTGAGGGTCGTCGGCGGACGTCGGCTGTCCGGTTCGATCGACGTCAAGACCAGCAAGAACGCCTGCGTGGCACTGCTGTGCGCCTCGCTGCTCAACAAGGGGCGCACAGTGCTGCGCCGGGTCGCCCGCATCGAGGAGGTGTACCGCCTGCTGGAGGTGCTCAACTCCATCGGCGTGCGCACCCGTTGGATCAACGACGGCGTCGACCTGGAGATCGTGCCGCCGGCCGAGCTGAACATGGCGGCGATCGACGCCGAATCCGCCGTGCGCACCCGCTCGATCATCATGTTCCTCGGTCCGCTGCTGCACCGCATGGACCGCTTCATGCTGCCGTACGCCGGCGGCTGCGACCTCGGTACGCGGACCATCGAGCCGCACATGATCGCGCTGCGCCGCTTCGGCCTGGACGTGGCGGCGACCGAGGGGCAGTACCACGCGGTGGTGGACCGGGGCGTACGTCCCGACCGGCCGATCGTGCTGACCGAGCGCGGCGACACCGTGACCGAGAACGCGCTGCTGGCCGCCGCGCGGCACGACGGCGTCACGGTCATCCGCAACGCCTCCTCCAACTACATGGTCCAGGACCTCTGCTTCTTCCTGGAGGCGCTCGGGGTCCGGGTCGAGGGCATCGGCACGACGACGCTGACGGTGCACGGTGTGCCGAACATCGACGTGGACGTCGACTACTCCCCCTCCGAGGACCCGGTCGAGGCGATGAGCCTGCTGGCCGCCGCCGTGGTGACCGAGTCGGAGCTGACGGTTCGTCGCGTGCCGATCGAGTTCCTGGAGATCGAGCTGGCGGTCCTGGAGGAGATGGGCCTCGACCACGACCGCACGCCGGAGTACTTCGCCGACAACGGCCGTACGCGCCTGGTGGACCTCACGGTCCGTCCCTCCAAGCTGGAGGCGCCGATCGACAAGATCCACCCCATGCCCTTCCCGGGCCTGAACATCGACAACGTCCCGTTCTTCGCGGCGATCGCCGCGGTGGCGTCGGGCAAGACGCTGATCCACGACTGGGTCTACGACAACCGGGCGATCTACCTCACCGACCTCAACCGCCTCGGCGGCCGCCTCCAGTTGCTGGACCCCCACCGCGTCCTGGTCGAGGGCCCGACTCGCTGGCGCGCCGCGGAGATGATGTGCCCGCCGGCCCTGCGCCCCGCCGTGGTCGTCCTCCTCGCGATGATGGCAGCGGACGGCACGTCGGTCCTGCGGAACGTGTACGTCATCAACCGGGGTTACGAGGACCTCGCCGAGCGCCTGAACTCGATCGGGGCGCAGATCGAGATCTTCCGGGACATCTGA
- the acnA gene encoding aconitate hydratase AcnA, whose protein sequence is MSANSFDARSTLQVGDESYEIFRLDKVEGSARLPYSLKVLLENLLRTEDGANITADHIRALGGWDSQAQPSQEIQFTPARVIMQDFTGVPCVVDLATMREAVAALGGDPAKINPLSPAEMVIDHSVIADKFGTNDAFKQNVDLEYGRNKERYQFLRWGQTAFDDFKVVPPGTGIVHQVNIEHLARTVMVRNGQAYPDTLVGTDSHTTMVNGLGVLGWGVGGIEAEAAMLGQPVSMLIPRVVGFKLTGELQPGTTATDLVLTITEMLRKHGVVGKFVEFYGEGVAATSLANRATIGNMSPEFGSTAAIFPIDDETLNYLRLTGRSDQQVALVEAYAKEQGLWLDPKAEPDFSEKLELDLSTVVPSIAGPKRPQDRIVLANAAEQFKTDVLNYVATADEAGEESFPASDAPAATNGVPSNPVVVTAPDGSTYEIDHGAVTVAAITSCTNTSNPYVMVAAALVAKKAVEKGLTRKPWVKTTLAPGSKVVTDYFDKAGLTPYLDKVGFNLVGYGCTTCIGNSGPLPEEVSKAVNDHDLAVTSVLSGNRNFEGRINPDVKMNYLASPPLVVAYALAGSMKVDITRDALGADQDGNPVFLKDIWPSEAEVNDVVANAIGEDMFSKSYSDVFAGDAQWQALSIPTGNTFEWDAESTYVRKPPYFEGMTMETTPVSDIAGARVLAKLGDSVTTDHISPAGAIKADTPAGKYLTEHGVERRDFNSYGSRRGNHEVMIRGTFANIRLRNQIAPGTEGGYTRDFTQADAPVSFIYDASQNYQAAGTPLVILGGKEYGSGSSRDWAAKGTALLGVKAVITESYERIHRSNLIGMGVLPLQFPAGQNADSLGLTGEETFSITGVTELNEGTTPSTVKVTTDTGVEFDAVVRIDTPGEADYYRNGGIMQYVLRSLIRK, encoded by the coding sequence GTGTCGGCGAACAGCTTCGACGCCCGCAGCACGCTGCAGGTGGGCGACGAGTCGTACGAGATCTTCCGGCTGGACAAGGTCGAGGGCTCCGCGCGCCTCCCTTACAGCCTGAAGGTGCTGCTGGAGAACCTCCTCCGCACCGAGGACGGCGCGAACATCACCGCCGACCACATCCGCGCCCTCGGCGGCTGGGACTCCCAGGCCCAGCCGTCGCAGGAGATCCAGTTCACGCCGGCCCGCGTGATCATGCAGGACTTCACCGGCGTGCCCTGTGTCGTGGACCTCGCGACCATGCGTGAGGCCGTCGCGGCGCTCGGCGGCGACCCGGCGAAGATCAACCCGCTCTCCCCGGCCGAGATGGTCATCGACCACTCCGTCATCGCCGACAAGTTCGGCACGAACGATGCCTTCAAGCAGAACGTCGACCTGGAGTACGGCCGCAACAAGGAGCGCTACCAGTTCCTGCGCTGGGGCCAGACCGCGTTCGACGACTTCAAGGTCGTCCCGCCGGGCACCGGCATCGTGCACCAGGTGAACATCGAGCACCTCGCGCGCACGGTCATGGTCCGTAACGGCCAGGCGTACCCCGACACCCTCGTCGGCACCGACTCGCACACCACCATGGTCAACGGCCTCGGCGTCCTCGGCTGGGGCGTCGGCGGCATCGAGGCCGAGGCCGCCATGCTCGGCCAGCCGGTCTCCATGCTCATCCCGCGCGTCGTCGGCTTCAAGCTGACCGGTGAGCTCCAGCCCGGCACCACCGCCACCGACCTCGTGCTGACCATCACCGAGATGCTCCGCAAGCACGGCGTCGTCGGCAAGTTCGTCGAGTTCTACGGCGAGGGCGTCGCCGCGACCTCCCTCGCCAACCGCGCCACCATCGGCAACATGTCGCCGGAGTTCGGCTCCACCGCCGCGATCTTCCCGATCGACGACGAAACCCTGAACTACCTGCGTCTGACCGGCCGTTCCGACCAGCAGGTCGCGCTCGTCGAGGCGTACGCCAAGGAGCAGGGCCTCTGGCTGGACCCGAAGGCCGAGCCGGACTTCTCCGAGAAGCTGGAGCTCGACCTCTCCACGGTCGTCCCCTCCATCGCCGGCCCGAAGCGCCCGCAGGACCGCATCGTCCTCGCGAACGCCGCCGAGCAGTTCAAGACGGACGTCCTGAACTACGTCGCCACCGCCGACGAGGCGGGCGAGGAGTCCTTCCCGGCCTCCGACGCCCCGGCCGCCACCAACGGCGTCCCGAGCAACCCGGTCGTGGTCACCGCCCCCGACGGCTCGACCTACGAGATCGACCACGGCGCGGTCACCGTCGCGGCCATCACCTCCTGCACCAACACCTCGAACCCGTACGTCATGGTCGCCGCCGCGCTGGTGGCCAAGAAGGCGGTCGAGAAGGGCCTGACCCGCAAGCCGTGGGTCAAGACCACCCTCGCCCCGGGTTCCAAGGTCGTCACCGACTACTTCGACAAGGCGGGCCTGACCCCGTACCTCGACAAGGTCGGCTTCAACCTCGTCGGCTACGGCTGCACCACCTGCATCGGCAACTCCGGTCCGCTGCCGGAGGAGGTCTCCAAGGCCGTCAACGACCACGACCTCGCGGTCACCTCGGTCCTCTCCGGCAACCGGAACTTCGAGGGCCGGATCAACCCCGACGTCAAGATGAACTACCTGGCCTCCCCGCCGCTGGTCGTCGCGTACGCCCTCGCGGGCTCCATGAAGGTGGACATCACCCGTGACGCCCTGGGCGCCGACCAGGACGGCAACCCGGTCTTCCTGAAGGACATCTGGCCCTCCGAGGCCGAGGTCAACGACGTCGTGGCGAACGCCATCGGCGAGGACATGTTCTCCAAGTCCTACTCCGACGTCTTCGCGGGCGACGCCCAGTGGCAGGCCCTGTCGATCCCGACCGGCAACACCTTCGAGTGGGACGCGGAGTCGACCTACGTCCGCAAGCCCCCGTACTTCGAGGGCATGACGATGGAGACCACCCCGGTCTCGGACATCGCCGGCGCCCGCGTCCTGGCCAAGCTGGGCGACTCGGTCACCACCGACCACATCTCCCCGGCCGGTGCCATCAAGGCCGACACCCCGGCCGGCAAGTACCTCACCGAGCACGGTGTGGAGCGTCGTGACTTCAACTCCTACGGCTCGCGCCGAGGCAACCACGAGGTCATGATCCGCGGCACCTTCGCCAACATCCGCCTGCGCAACCAGATCGCGCCGGGCACCGAGGGCGGCTACACCCGCGACTTCACCCAGGCCGACGCGCCGGTGTCGTTCATCTACGACGCCTCGCAGAACTACCAGGCCGCCGGCACCCCGCTGGTCATCCTGGGCGGCAAGGAGTACGGCTCCGGCTCGTCCCGCGACTGGGCCGCCAAGGGCACCGCGCTGCTCGGCGTCAAGGCCGTCATCACCGAGTCGTACGAGCGCATCCACCGCTCGAACCTCATCGGCATGGGCGTCCTGCCGCTCCAGTTCCCGGCCGGCCAGAACGCCGACTCGCTGGGCCTGACCGGCGAGGAGACCTTCTCCATCACCGGCGTGACCGAGCTGAACGAGGGCACCACCCCGAGCACGGTCAAGGTCACCACCGACACGGGCGTCGAGTTCGACGCGGTCGTCCGCATCGACACCCCCGGTGAGGCCGACTACTACCGCAACGGCGGCATCATGCAGTACGTGCTGCGCAGCCTGATCCGCAAGTAA
- a CDS encoding DUF4236 domain-containing protein gives MPLTFRKSFRILPGVRLNINRRSWSITTGGRNGPRHTHSSTGRRTTSMDLPGPFGWRRTRTARRR, from the coding sequence ATGCCCCTGACATTTCGTAAGAGTTTTCGCATCTTGCCCGGCGTGCGGCTGAACATCAACCGGCGCTCCTGGTCCATCACCACGGGCGGCAGGAACGGCCCGCGACACACCCACAGCAGCACCGGACGCCGTACGACATCGATGGATTTGCCCGGACCTTTCGGATGGCGCCGCACCCGTACCGCCAGGCGGCGTTGA
- the argG gene encoding argininosuccinate synthase gives MSKVLTSLPSGERVGIAFSGGLDTSVAVAWMRDKGAVPCTYTADIGQYDEPDIASVPGRAKAYGAEVARLVDCRAALVEEGLAALTCGAFHIRSGGRAYFNTTPLGRAVTGTLLVRAMLEDNVQIWGDGSTFKGNDIERFYRYGLLANPNLRIYKPWLDADFVTELGGRKEMSEWLLAHGLPYRDSTEKAYSTDANIWGATHEAKTLEHLDTGVETVEPIMGVKFWDQSIEIAPEDVTIGFEQGRPVTINGKEFASPVDLVMEANAIGGRHGLGMSDQIENRIIEAKSRGIYEAPGMALLHAAYERLVNAIHNEDTLAQYHNEGRRLGRLMYEGRWLDPQALMIRESLQRWVGAAVTGEVTLRLRRGEDYSLLDTTGPAFSYHPDKLSMERTEDSAFGPVDRIGQLTMRNLDIADSRAKLEQYVGLGLIGTGSPTVGASQAAATGLIGTMPELPEGGAEAIASRGEVSEEDALLDRAAMESGTD, from the coding sequence ATGTCCAAGGTCCTCACCTCCCTCCCCTCCGGCGAGCGCGTCGGCATCGCCTTCTCGGGCGGTCTCGACACCTCGGTCGCGGTCGCCTGGATGCGCGACAAGGGCGCCGTCCCGTGCACCTACACCGCTGACATCGGCCAGTACGACGAGCCCGACATCGCCTCGGTGCCCGGGCGCGCCAAGGCCTACGGCGCCGAGGTCGCGCGCCTGGTCGACTGCCGTGCCGCCCTCGTCGAGGAGGGCCTGGCCGCGCTGACGTGCGGCGCGTTCCACATCCGCTCCGGCGGGCGGGCGTACTTCAACACCACGCCGCTGGGCCGTGCCGTCACCGGCACGCTGCTGGTGCGCGCGATGCTCGAGGACAACGTCCAGATCTGGGGCGACGGCTCGACCTTCAAGGGCAACGACATCGAGCGGTTCTACCGCTACGGCCTGCTCGCCAACCCGAACCTGCGGATCTACAAGCCCTGGCTCGACGCGGACTTCGTGACCGAGCTCGGCGGCCGCAAGGAGATGTCGGAGTGGCTGCTCGCCCACGGGCTGCCCTACCGGGACTCCACGGAGAAGGCGTACTCCACGGACGCCAACATCTGGGGCGCCACCCACGAGGCCAAGACCCTGGAGCACCTGGACACCGGCGTCGAGACCGTCGAGCCGATCATGGGCGTGAAGTTCTGGGACCAGTCCATCGAGATCGCCCCCGAGGACGTCACGATCGGCTTCGAGCAGGGCCGCCCCGTCACGATCAACGGCAAGGAGTTCGCCTCCCCCGTCGACCTGGTGATGGAGGCCAACGCCATCGGCGGCCGGCACGGCCTCGGCATGTCGGACCAGATCGAGAACCGGATCATCGAGGCCAAGAGCCGCGGCATCTACGAGGCGCCGGGCATGGCCCTGCTGCACGCCGCGTACGAACGCCTCGTCAACGCGATCCACAACGAGGACACCCTCGCCCAGTACCACAACGAGGGCCGGCGGCTGGGCCGGCTGATGTACGAGGGCCGCTGGCTGGACCCGCAGGCGCTGATGATCCGTGAGTCGCTCCAGCGGTGGGTCGGCGCGGCCGTCACCGGCGAGGTGACGCTGCGGCTGCGGCGCGGCGAGGACTACTCCCTCCTCGACACGACCGGCCCGGCGTTCAGCTACCACCCGGACAAGCTCTCCATGGAGCGCACCGAGGACTCGGCGTTCGGCCCGGTGGACCGGATCGGCCAGCTCACCATGCGCAACCTCGACATCGCCGACTCGCGCGCCAAGCTGGAGCAGTACGTCGGCCTCGGCCTGATCGGCACCGGCAGCCCCACCGTCGGCGCCTCCCAGGCGGCCGCGACCGGTCTGATCGGCACCATGCCGGAGCTGCCCGAGGGCGGCGCCGAGGCCATCGCCTCCCGCGGCGAGGTCTCCGAGGAGGACGCGCTCCTGGACCGCGCGGCGATGGAGTCCGGCACGGACTGA
- a CDS encoding VOC family protein — protein sequence MIRKLQAIALDCADPVRLAEFYAELLGGRVVADPDDADWIEVHGFEGTPLACQRVDGYRPPEWPGQERPQQLHLDFDVDDLEGEEKRALALGATVLERTDQLRPEANWRVYADPAGHPFCLCFH from the coding sequence GTGATTCGAAAGCTGCAGGCGATCGCGCTGGACTGCGCCGATCCGGTACGGCTGGCCGAGTTCTACGCGGAGCTGCTCGGCGGCCGGGTGGTCGCCGACCCCGATGACGCGGACTGGATCGAGGTGCACGGGTTCGAGGGGACGCCCCTGGCCTGCCAGCGGGTGGACGGCTACCGACCGCCCGAGTGGCCCGGCCAGGAGCGCCCGCAGCAGCTCCACCTGGACTTCGACGTCGACGACCTCGAAGGGGAGGAGAAGCGGGCGCTGGCCCTCGGGGCGACCGTGCTGGAGCGCACGGACCAGCTCCGCCCGGAGGCCAACTGGCGGGTCTACGCGGACCCGGCGGGCCACCCGTTCTGCCTCTGCTTCCACTGA
- a CDS encoding glycoside hydrolase family protein: MRKLRLLVVLLAALTMLASTGSNRADASASTAAAKKKGVSAWKFNGVTGAMADANVGWFYTWASDKQQIKPPSGVEFVPMIWGREFVTEQHLGRAKAQGRTLLGFNEPDRADQAGMSVKEALDLWPRLQSTGMRLGAPAVATGGDLAGGWLDRFMKGAAARGYRVDFIPLHWYGSDFNAQAATGHLKSYLRAVHQRYKKPIWLTEYALIDFSSGTPRYPTKERQAAFVKKSTAMLEKLPYVKRYAWFTLSTERGHGSGLYNGTQANRVGAAYRAAR, from the coding sequence ATGCGCAAGCTGCGCCTACTCGTGGTGCTGCTGGCCGCCCTGACCATGCTCGCCTCCACCGGGAGCAACCGGGCCGACGCGAGCGCATCCACCGCCGCTGCGAAGAAGAAGGGCGTCAGCGCCTGGAAATTCAACGGCGTCACCGGGGCGATGGCCGACGCGAACGTCGGCTGGTTCTACACCTGGGCCTCGGACAAGCAGCAGATCAAGCCCCCGTCCGGCGTCGAGTTCGTACCCATGATCTGGGGCCGTGAATTCGTGACCGAACAGCATCTCGGACGAGCCAAGGCGCAGGGCAGGACCCTGCTCGGGTTCAACGAACCGGACCGGGCGGACCAGGCGGGGATGTCCGTGAAGGAGGCCCTCGATCTGTGGCCCCGGCTGCAGTCGACCGGAATGCGTCTCGGAGCACCCGCGGTGGCCACCGGCGGTGACCTCGCCGGCGGTTGGCTCGACCGCTTCATGAAAGGCGCCGCCGCCCGCGGCTACCGGGTCGACTTCATTCCCCTGCATTGGTACGGCTCGGACTTCAATGCCCAAGCTGCGACAGGTCACTTGAAGAGCTATCTCCGTGCCGTGCACCAGCGCTACAAGAAACCCATCTGGCTGACCGAGTACGCGCTGATCGACTTCTCCAGTGGTACGCCGAGGTATCCGACCAAGGAACGGCAGGCCGCCTTCGTGAAGAAGTCGACCGCAATGCTGGAGAAGCTGCCGTACGTCAAGCGGTATGCGTGGTTCACGCTTTCCACGGAGCGAGGCCATGGCAGCGGCCTCTACAACGGCACGCAGGCCAACCGCGTGGGTGCCGCCTACCGCGCTGCGCGGTAG